In Dehalococcoidales bacterium, the following proteins share a genomic window:
- a CDS encoding radical SAM protein, translated as MALKEFAAKKTADMILPWVVGMSDKDLGRLLLVARKLAPTDYTRSFLDALDRMRREQHPTIEMIRKMIRQTSPNVRKRLINSLLIKELMQGNVIRDQLRGQGLAAPQVYLISPTMRCNLHCPGCYAANYSQKDDLEIEVIDRVITEGKEMGMFWVTILGGEPFVHWHMWEIYRRHQDVLFQVFTNGTLVNKETARKLAETGNVLVIFSLDGFEEETDARRGKGVFRGVMQAMDDLREAGVPFGFSSMITRRNMETIISDEFNDMLVEKGCLIGWHFLYIPVGLNPDVNLMPTAEQRELMRQRGAQRIRNEKPMFVVDFWNDAPVVGGCIAGGRNYFHINASGDVEPCIFVHMAVDNIKQKSLKEAINSPYFKAIRSRQPYGENLLRPCMIIDHPQVLRGLCAECKPYPTDGPECGFITSLADDLDKYSSDAAGVLDPVWEREFAAKKVGEKESLKS; from the coding sequence ATGGCATTAAAAGAATTTGCGGCGAAAAAGACGGCGGACATGATTTTACCCTGGGTAGTCGGCATGTCTGACAAGGACCTGGGGCGGTTGCTGTTGGTAGCAAGAAAGCTGGCACCTACTGACTATACCAGGTCGTTCCTGGATGCTCTGGACAGGATGCGCCGTGAGCAACACCCGACCATTGAAATGATAAGAAAGATGATCCGCCAGACCAGCCCGAATGTCAGGAAGAGGTTAATAAACAGCCTTTTGATTAAAGAACTCATGCAGGGTAACGTGATACGTGACCAACTTCGCGGTCAGGGACTGGCGGCCCCCCAGGTTTACCTTATCAGCCCTACCATGCGCTGCAATTTACACTGTCCCGGCTGTTATGCCGCTAACTACAGCCAGAAGGATGACCTGGAGATTGAGGTCATCGACCGGGTAATAACCGAGGGTAAGGAGATGGGGATGTTCTGGGTAACCATCCTCGGCGGCGAGCCGTTCGTTCACTGGCACATGTGGGAGATTTACCGGCGTCACCAGGATGTCCTTTTCCAGGTATTTACCAACGGCACCCTGGTAAACAAGGAAACGGCCCGCAAGCTGGCGGAAACGGGCAACGTGCTGGTTATTTTCAGCCTGGACGGATTCGAGGAGGAGACGGATGCCCGGCGGGGCAAGGGGGTTTTCCGGGGGGTAATGCAGGCGATGGATGACTTGAGGGAGGCGGGAGTTCCCTTTGGTTTTTCCTCGATGATTACCCGCCGGAATATGGAAACCATCATCAGTGACGAGTTCAACGATATGCTAGTGGAAAAGGGTTGCCTCATCGGCTGGCATTTCCTTTACATCCCCGTCGGCCTTAACCCCGATGTCAACTTGATGCCGACCGCCGAGCAGAGAGAACTCATGAGACAGCGCGGGGCGCAGCGTATTCGTAACGAGAAACCGATGTTTGTCGTTGACTTCTGGAACGATGCGCCTGTTGTCGGCGGCTGCATCGCCGGAGGCCGAAACTATTTTCATATCAATGCCAGCGGCGATGTCGAGCCATGCATTTTCGTTCATATGGCTGTGGACAATATCAAGCAAAAGAGCCTGAAGGAGGCCATCAATTCCCCATACTTCAAGGCTATCAGGTCCCGCCAGCCGTATGGTGAGAATCTGCTCCGTCCGTGCATGATTATCGACCATCCGCAAGTGCTCCGGGGCCTCTGCGCTGAATGTAAGCCTTATCCTACCGATGGTCCGGAATGCGGATTTATCACCTCACTTGCCGATGACCTGGATAAATACTCAAGTGATGCAGCCGGGGTACTGGACCCGGTCTGGGAGCGTGAATTCGCTGCTAAAAAGGTGGGTGAAAAGGAATCACTGAAAAGTTAA